One genomic window of Bacillus mycoides includes the following:
- a CDS encoding YolD-like family protein has product MGKIVKKQTKVERPTLTQDEQERIENMLLCSFLSEEKKLITYYRDDHLLTRYMTVTDINPIKNLITCTDASYNRIFLKFMDIIDLR; this is encoded by the coding sequence ATTGGTAAGATTGTTAAAAAGCAGACAAAAGTGGAGCGCCCTACATTAACCCAAGACGAACAAGAACGTATTGAAAACATGTTATTATGTTCATTTCTTTCTGAAGAGAAGAAATTGATTACTTATTATAGAGATGATCATTTGCTTACTAGATATATGACTGTAACTGACATAAATCCGATAAAAAATTTAATAACTTGTACTGATGCATCTTATAACAGAATTTTTCTTAAATTTATGGATATAATTGATTTAAGATAA